From a single Osmerus mordax isolate fOsmMor3 chromosome 14, fOsmMor3.pri, whole genome shotgun sequence genomic region:
- the zgc:103482 gene encoding intracellular hyaluronan-binding protein 4 has translation MKGIVEDPTADVAESAGFGCAVTNRFGQLLDDEADPFDIIREAQAEKKKKKKEEAKKPAPKPVKKESQKDRRVPVSGGEGDNSAQTKTSQGQRFPSRGGGSGPAEERGERRVGFRDRRPNDNEASMGFSIERPAEQGERGTRGRGGGRGGGGRGMRGGGSGQFRSTDGFDQRGKREFERHSGSDRTGVRPEEKRGGSGPRNWGSMRDHMSAAADGAPADEGAEREEGAEPADAGANPSAEGEAEAAEPPAVEMSLDEWKALQKQSRPKAEFNIRKADTSVPSDSMVIHKSKKALEEQAEEAEEESMRRPANDITAKLEINFGSLGRPSRGARGGARGGRGRGGPVPRPDTTSPQKPPEKPRVQTRVPNPDDPEDFPALA, from the exons ATGAAGGGTATAGTTGAGGATCCGACAGCCGATGTTGCTGAAAGTGCGGGGTTTGGGTGTGCCGTGACAAACCGTTTTGGTCAGCTTTTAGACGACGAAGCTGATCCCTTTGACATCATTCGTGAGGCCCAAgctgagaaaaagaaaaagaagaaggaagaggCTAAAAAACCTGCACCTAAACCAGTAAAAAAAGAATCTCAGAAAGACAGGCGAGTTCCTGTCAGTGGCGGTGAAGGCGACAACTCGGCTCAGACCAAAACTTCTCAGG GTCAGAGGTTTCCTTCTCGTGGAGGAGGTTCGGGACCAGCAGAGGAGCGTGGCGAGAGACGCGTTGGTTTCCGGGACAGAAGACCCAACGACAATGAGGCCTCCATGGGATTCTCTATTGAAAG acccgctGAGCAGGGAGAGCGTGGTACCAGAGGCCGCGGtggtggacgaggaggaggaggacgagggatgAGAGGCGGCGGCAGCGGCCAGTTCAGGTCCACGGATGGGTTCGACCAGCGGGGCAAGCGCGAGTTCGAACGCCACAGTGGCAGTGATAGAAC TGGTGTCCGccctgaggagaagaggggaggcagTGGCCCTCGTAACTGGGGCTCCATGAGAGACCACATGAG TGCGGCGGCCGACGGAGCTCCGGCGGACGAGGGAgccgagagagaggaaggggcggAGCCTGCTGACGCTGGAGCCAATCC GTCTGctgagggggaggcggaggccgcGGAGCCCCCCGCAGTGGAGATGTCCCTGGATGAGTGGAAGGCCCTGCAGAAGCAGAGCAGACCCAAGGCTGAATTCAACATACGCAAGGCTGACACCTCTGTGCCCTCTGACTCTATGGTCATCCACAAGTCCAAGAAGGCTCTGGAG GAGCAAgctgaggaggcggaggaggagtctATGCGTCGCCCCGCCAACGACATCACCGCCAAGCTGGAAATCAATTTCGGCAGCCTGGGCCGCCCCTCCCGAGGAGCCAGGGGCGGGGCACGCGGTGGTAGGGGCCGCGGCGGGCCAGTACCCCGCCCTGACACAACCTCTCCCCAGAAACCTCCAGAGAAG CCCCGTGTCCAGACCCGGGTCCCCAACCCGGACGACCCAGAGGACTTCCCTGCCCTGGCCTGA